The following coding sequences lie in one Paracidovorax avenae genomic window:
- a CDS encoding IscS subfamily cysteine desulfurase, whose product MDMTPHFPIYLDYGATTPVDPRVVDAMIPWLREHFGNPASRSHAWGWEAEEAVEKARADVAALIHADPREIVWTSGATESNNLAIKGAGQFYKGKGKHLITVKTEHKAVLDTMREMERQGFEVTYLDVQENGLLDFEVLKAAIRPDTILLSVMFVNNEIGVIQDIPAIGALCREKGVIFHVDAAQATGKVEIDLQTLPVDLMSLASHKTYGPKGIGALYVRRKPRVRLEAQMHGGGHERGMRSGTLPTHQIVGMGEAFRIAREEMAQDLAKVRVLQKRLLDGLTDIEQVFVNGDLERRVPHNLNISFNFVEGESLIMGIKGLAVSSGSACTSASLEPSYVLRALGRSDELAHSSLRMTIGRFTTEEEIDFAVSSIRHNVAKLRELSPLWEMYKDGVDISSIQWAAH is encoded by the coding sequence ATGGACATGACACCGCATTTCCCAATCTACCTGGACTATGGAGCCACGACGCCGGTCGATCCGCGCGTGGTGGACGCCATGATCCCCTGGTTGCGCGAGCACTTCGGCAACCCCGCGTCGCGCAGCCATGCGTGGGGCTGGGAAGCCGAGGAGGCCGTGGAAAAGGCGCGTGCCGATGTCGCTGCGCTCATCCATGCGGACCCGCGCGAAATCGTCTGGACCAGTGGTGCCACCGAGTCCAACAACCTCGCCATCAAGGGCGCCGGCCAGTTCTACAAGGGCAAGGGCAAGCACCTCATCACCGTCAAGACGGAACACAAGGCCGTTCTCGACACCATGCGCGAGATGGAGCGCCAGGGCTTCGAGGTCACCTACCTGGACGTGCAGGAAAACGGCCTGCTCGACTTCGAGGTGCTGAAGGCGGCCATCCGTCCCGACACGATCCTGCTGAGCGTGATGTTCGTGAACAACGAGATCGGCGTCATCCAGGACATTCCCGCGATCGGCGCGCTGTGCCGCGAGAAGGGCGTGATCTTCCACGTCGATGCGGCCCAGGCCACCGGCAAGGTGGAGATCGACCTGCAGACCCTGCCGGTGGACCTCATGAGCCTGGCTTCGCACAAGACCTACGGCCCCAAGGGCATCGGCGCGCTCTATGTGCGCCGCAAGCCCCGGGTGCGCCTGGAGGCGCAGATGCACGGCGGCGGGCACGAGCGCGGCATGCGGTCCGGCACACTGCCGACCCACCAGATCGTCGGCATGGGCGAAGCCTTCCGCATCGCCCGGGAAGAAATGGCGCAGGACCTCGCCAAGGTGCGCGTGCTGCAGAAGCGCCTGCTCGACGGGCTGACCGACATCGAGCAGGTGTTCGTGAACGGCGACCTCGAGCGCCGCGTGCCGCACAACCTCAACATCAGCTTCAACTTCGTCGAAGGCGAGTCGCTGATCATGGGCATCAAGGGGCTGGCGGTGTCGTCGGGCTCCGCATGCACCTCCGCGAGCCTGGAGCCCAGCTACGTGCTGCGCGCGCTGGGCCGCAGCGACGAACTGGCGCACAGCAGCCTGCGCATGACGATCGGCCGGTTCACCACCGAGGAGGAGATCGATTTCGCGGTGTCCTCCATCCGCCACAACGTCGCCAAGCTGCGCGAACTGAGCCCCCTGTGGGAAATGTACAAGGATGGCGTGGACATCAGCTCCATCCAATGGGCTGCCCACTGA
- the hscB gene encoding Fe-S protein assembly co-chaperone HscB, which yields MNLQSDDFELFDLPRRFAQERPAIDARWKALQREAHPDRFAAQGAAAQRVAMQWSVRINEAYQRLKDPIRRAAYLCELHGAPIQAEDNTAMPAAFLMQQMEWREALDEAADGAAIDRLEAEVRQARGDALDRCGELIDARQDYAAAAGAVRGLMFIERFALDIDRRREQLEQ from the coding sequence ATGAATCTGCAATCCGACGATTTCGAGCTTTTCGACCTGCCCAGGCGCTTCGCCCAGGAGCGCCCGGCGATCGATGCCCGCTGGAAAGCCCTGCAGCGGGAGGCCCATCCCGACCGCTTCGCGGCGCAGGGCGCGGCGGCCCAGAGGGTGGCAATGCAATGGTCCGTGCGCATCAACGAGGCCTACCAGCGCCTGAAGGATCCGATCCGCCGGGCGGCCTACCTGTGCGAACTCCACGGTGCACCCATCCAGGCAGAGGACAACACGGCCATGCCGGCGGCATTCCTGATGCAGCAGATGGAGTGGCGCGAAGCCCTCGACGAGGCCGCCGACGGGGCCGCCATCGACCGCCTGGAGGCGGAGGTGCGGCAGGCCCGTGGCGACGCACTGGATCGCTGCGGCGAACTGATCGACGCACGCCAGGACTATGCGGCCGCGGCGGGGGCTGTCAGAGGCCTTATGTTCATTGAGCGCTTTGCGCTCGATATCGATCGCCGCCGGGAGCAACTGGAACAATAG
- a CDS encoding amino acid aminotransferase, protein MSLFTAVEMAPRDPILGLNEQYAADTNPNKVNLGVGVYFDDNGKLPLLQCVQAAEKAMMDKPSARGYLPIDGIVAYDSAVKSLVFGEGSEPVTSGRVATVQAIGGTGGLKIGADFLKKVSPDAKVLISDPSWENHRALFTNAGFVVDTYAYYDAAKRGVNFEGMLASLKAAAPGTIVVLHACCHNPTGYDITPEQWDQVVAVVKAQGLTAFLDMAYQGFGHGIQEDGAVIQKFVAAGLNFFVSTSFSKSFSLYGERVGGLSVLCADKEEASRVLSQLKIVIRTNYSNPPTHGGAVVAAVLGNPELRALWEKELGEMRVRIKAMRQKLVDGLKAAGVQQDMSFITQQIGMFSYSGLSKDQMVRLRTEFGVYGTDTGRMCVAALNSKNIDYVCQSIAKVV, encoded by the coding sequence ATGTCTCTCTTCACCGCCGTCGAAATGGCACCGCGCGACCCGATCCTGGGTCTGAACGAGCAGTACGCTGCTGACACCAACCCCAACAAGGTCAACCTGGGGGTGGGCGTGTATTTCGACGACAACGGCAAGCTGCCCCTGCTGCAATGCGTCCAGGCCGCGGAAAAGGCCATGATGGACAAGCCTTCGGCACGCGGCTACCTGCCCATCGACGGCATCGTCGCCTATGACAGCGCCGTCAAGTCGCTGGTGTTCGGCGAAGGCAGCGAGCCCGTCACCTCCGGCCGCGTGGCGACCGTCCAGGCCATCGGCGGCACGGGTGGCCTGAAGATCGGCGCCGACTTCCTCAAGAAGGTCAGCCCCGATGCCAAGGTGCTGATCTCCGACCCGAGCTGGGAGAACCACCGCGCCCTGTTCACCAACGCCGGCTTCGTGGTGGATACCTACGCCTACTACGACGCCGCCAAGCGCGGCGTGAACTTCGAAGGCATGCTGGCCAGCCTCAAGGCCGCTGCGCCCGGCACCATCGTCGTGCTGCACGCCTGCTGCCACAACCCGACCGGCTACGACATCACGCCCGAGCAGTGGGACCAGGTGGTGGCCGTGGTCAAGGCCCAGGGCCTGACGGCCTTCCTCGACATGGCTTACCAGGGCTTCGGCCACGGCATCCAGGAGGACGGCGCCGTGATCCAGAAGTTCGTGGCCGCCGGCCTGAACTTCTTCGTCTCCACCTCCTTCTCCAAGAGCTTCAGCCTGTATGGCGAGCGCGTGGGCGGCCTGTCCGTGCTGTGCGCCGACAAGGAAGAAGCCTCCCGCGTGCTGAGCCAGCTGAAGATCGTGATCCGCACCAACTACTCCAACCCGCCCACGCATGGCGGCGCGGTGGTGGCCGCGGTGCTGGGCAACCCCGAGCTGCGCGCCCTGTGGGAGAAGGAACTGGGCGAGATGCGCGTGCGCATCAAGGCCATGCGCCAGAAGCTGGTGGACGGCCTCAAGGCCGCCGGCGTGCAGCAGGACATGTCCTTCATCACGCAGCAGATCGGCATGTTCAGCTACTCGGGCCTGTCCAAGGACCAGATGGTGCGCCTGCGCACCGAGTTCGGCGTGTACGGCACCGACACCGGCCGCATGTGCGTGGCCGCGCTCAACAGCAAGAACATCGACTACGTCTGCCAGTCGATCGCCAAGGTGGTCTGA
- the uvrB gene encoding excinuclease ABC subunit UvrB, with protein sequence MPKPIETMPETRGEGTLVRFPDSPFELYQPYPPAGDQPTAIDQLVEGVRDGEVFQTLLGVTGSGKTFTMANVIARLGRPAIVFAPNKTLAAQLYSEFREFFPNNAVEYFVSYYDYYQPEAYVPQRDLFIEKDSAINEHIEQMRLSATKSVLERRDVVIVATVSAIYGIGAPEDYTKMRFIMRVGDEISQRDVISRLIRMQYTRNEQDFARGTFRVRGDTIDVFPSEHSELAIRIELFDDEIETLSLFDPLTGRVRQKIPRFTIYPSSHYVTPRDKVLAAVETIKLELNERLAQFVAEGKLVEAQRLEQRTRFDLEMLSEVGHCKGIENYTRHLSGAAPGDPPPTLTDYLPPDALMFLDESHQMIGQLAAMFNGDRARKTTLVEYGFRLPSALDNRPLKFEEFERRMRQVVFVSATPADYEKTHSGQVVDQVVRPTGLVDPIVEVRPATHQVDDVLQEIRVRVERNERVLITTLTKRMAEQLTDYLTDNGVKVRYLHSDIDTVERVEIIRDLRLGAFDVLVGINLLREGLDIPEVSLVAILDADKEGFLRAERSLIQTIGRAARNLNGQAILYADRITESMKKAIGETERRRAKQIAHNEAQGITPRSIVKQVRDLIDGVYSEKTGREAERLEQEALRRAQVEDMSEKDVAREIKRLEKQMLDHARNLEFEQAARVRDQLNRLKAQAFGASGADQAA encoded by the coding sequence ATGCCAAAACCCATCGAAACCATGCCGGAGACGCGAGGCGAAGGCACCCTCGTGCGCTTCCCCGATTCGCCTTTCGAGCTCTACCAGCCGTACCCGCCGGCAGGTGACCAGCCCACTGCCATCGATCAGCTGGTCGAGGGCGTGCGCGACGGCGAGGTCTTCCAGACCCTGCTGGGCGTGACCGGCTCCGGCAAGACGTTCACCATGGCCAACGTGATCGCGCGGCTGGGCCGGCCGGCGATCGTGTTCGCCCCCAACAAGACGCTGGCCGCCCAGCTCTACAGCGAGTTCCGGGAGTTCTTCCCGAACAACGCCGTCGAGTACTTCGTCAGCTACTACGATTACTACCAGCCCGAGGCCTACGTTCCCCAGCGCGATCTCTTCATCGAGAAGGACTCGGCCATCAACGAGCACATCGAGCAGATGCGGCTGTCGGCCACCAAGAGCGTGCTCGAGCGGCGCGACGTGGTCATCGTGGCCACGGTGAGTGCCATCTACGGCATCGGGGCGCCGGAGGACTACACCAAGATGCGCTTCATCATGCGCGTGGGCGACGAGATCAGCCAGCGCGACGTGATCTCCCGCCTGATCCGCATGCAGTACACGCGCAACGAGCAGGATTTCGCGCGCGGCACCTTCCGCGTGCGCGGCGACACCATCGACGTGTTTCCCTCGGAGCACAGTGAACTGGCCATCCGCATCGAATTGTTCGACGACGAGATCGAGACCCTGTCGCTGTTCGACCCGCTCACCGGCCGCGTGCGCCAGAAGATCCCGCGCTTCACCATCTACCCCAGCAGCCACTATGTCACTCCCCGCGACAAGGTGCTGGCCGCCGTCGAGACCATCAAGCTGGAGCTGAACGAGCGGCTGGCCCAGTTCGTGGCCGAGGGCAAGCTGGTGGAGGCGCAGCGCCTGGAGCAGCGCACCCGGTTCGACCTGGAAATGCTCAGCGAGGTCGGCCACTGCAAGGGCATCGAAAACTACACGCGCCACCTGTCCGGCGCCGCACCGGGCGATCCGCCGCCCACGCTCACCGACTATCTTCCCCCCGACGCCCTCATGTTCCTGGACGAGAGCCACCAGATGATCGGCCAGCTCGCGGCGATGTTCAACGGCGACCGCGCCCGCAAGACCACCCTGGTCGAATATGGCTTCCGCCTGCCGTCCGCGCTCGACAACCGTCCGCTCAAGTTCGAGGAATTCGAGCGGCGCATGCGCCAGGTCGTCTTCGTGTCGGCCACGCCGGCCGACTACGAGAAGACCCACTCCGGCCAGGTGGTGGACCAGGTGGTGCGCCCGACGGGGCTGGTGGACCCCATCGTGGAGGTCCGCCCCGCCACCCACCAGGTGGACGACGTGCTGCAGGAGATCCGCGTGCGTGTCGAGCGCAACGAGCGCGTGCTGATCACCACGCTCACCAAGCGCATGGCCGAGCAGCTCACCGACTACCTGACCGACAACGGCGTGAAGGTGCGCTACCTGCACTCCGACATCGACACCGTCGAGCGCGTGGAAATCATCCGCGACCTGCGGCTGGGGGCCTTCGACGTGCTGGTGGGGATCAACCTGCTGCGCGAGGGGCTGGACATCCCCGAGGTGTCACTGGTGGCCATCCTCGATGCGGACAAGGAAGGCTTCCTCCGGGCCGAGCGCAGCCTGATCCAGACCATCGGGCGTGCCGCGCGCAACCTGAACGGACAGGCGATCCTCTACGCAGACCGCATCACCGAGTCCATGAAAAAAGCCATCGGCGAAACGGAACGGCGGCGCGCGAAACAGATCGCACACAACGAAGCCCAGGGAATCACGCCACGGAGCATCGTCAAGCAGGTCCGCGACCTGATCGACGGGGTCTACAGCGAGAAGACCGGCCGGGAGGCCGAGCGTCTCGAACAGGAGGCCCTGCGACGGGCGCAGGTCGAGGACATGTCCGAAAAGGATGTCGCCCGCGAAATCAAGCGGCTGGAAAAGCAGATGCTGGACCATGCGCGGAACCTGGAGTTCGAACAGGCCGCCCGGGTGCGGGACCAGCTGAACCGGCTGAAGGCGCAGGCCTTCGGAGCCAGCGGGGCCGACCAGGCGGCTTGA
- the iscR gene encoding Fe-S cluster assembly transcriptional regulator IscR, whose translation MRLTTKGRFAVTAMIDLALRQNNGPVTLAAISQRQQISLSYLEQLFGKLRRHELVESTRGPGGGYTLARKAADITVADIIVSVDEPIDATQCGGKENCLGEAGRCMTHELWASLNQRMVEFLDSVTLQKLVDDQIAKGVQIEDKPVVRRAISTTPVVKPIRVNAPNSVFALGNAFAKS comes from the coding sequence ATGCGTCTCACTACCAAAGGCCGTTTCGCGGTCACCGCAATGATCGACCTGGCCCTCCGCCAGAACAATGGTCCCGTCACGCTGGCGGCGATCAGCCAGCGCCAGCAGATCTCGCTGTCGTACCTGGAGCAGCTCTTCGGCAAGCTGCGCCGCCATGAACTCGTCGAATCCACCCGCGGCCCGGGCGGCGGCTACACCCTGGCCCGCAAGGCGGCCGACATCACCGTCGCCGACATCATCGTGTCGGTGGACGAGCCCATCGATGCCACGCAATGCGGCGGCAAGGAAAACTGCCTGGGCGAGGCCGGCCGCTGCATGACGCACGAACTGTGGGCTTCCCTGAACCAGCGCATGGTCGAGTTCCTGGACTCCGTCACGCTGCAGAAGCTGGTGGACGACCAGATCGCCAAGGGTGTGCAGATCGAGGACAAGCCGGTGGTCCGCCGCGCCATTTCCACGACGCCGGTGGTCAAGCCCATCCGCGTGAATGCACCCAACTCCGTGTTCGCCCTGGGCAACGCATTCGCCAAATCCTGA
- the iscU gene encoding Fe-S cluster assembly scaffold IscU, whose protein sequence is MAYSDKVIDHYENPRNVGSFDKSDDSVGTGMVGAPACGDVMKLQIKVNPETGVIEDARFKTYGCGSAIASSSLVTEWVKGKTLDEAAALKNAEIAQELALPPVKIHCSILAEDAIKAAVQDYKAKHSALAGA, encoded by the coding sequence ATGGCTTACTCCGACAAGGTCATCGACCATTACGAAAACCCCCGCAACGTGGGTTCGTTCGACAAGAGCGACGATTCCGTGGGCACCGGCATGGTGGGCGCCCCCGCCTGTGGCGACGTGATGAAGCTGCAGATCAAGGTGAACCCGGAAACCGGCGTGATCGAGGACGCACGGTTCAAGACGTATGGCTGCGGCTCGGCCATCGCGTCCTCGTCCCTGGTCACCGAATGGGTGAAGGGCAAGACGCTGGACGAGGCGGCGGCGCTCAAGAACGCCGAGATCGCCCAGGAACTGGCGTTGCCGCCGGTCAAGATCCATTGCTCCATCCTTGCCGAGGATGCGATCAAGGCCGCCGTGCAGGACTACAAGGCCAAGCACTCGGCCCTGGCGGGAGCCTGA
- the iscA gene encoding iron-sulfur cluster assembly protein IscA produces the protein MAITLTEAAARHVSRYLSRRGKGLGVRLGVKTTGCSGLAYKLEYVDAPEPEDVIFEDHGVKVLIDPKSLAYIDGTQLDFVREGLNEGFRFNNPNERDRCGCGESFRV, from the coding sequence ATGGCGATCACTCTCACGGAAGCCGCAGCGCGGCACGTCAGCCGGTACCTGTCCCGCAGGGGCAAGGGCCTGGGCGTGCGTCTGGGGGTGAAGACCACCGGTTGCTCCGGCCTGGCCTACAAGCTGGAGTATGTCGATGCGCCCGAACCCGAGGACGTGATCTTCGAGGACCACGGCGTCAAGGTGCTGATCGACCCGAAGAGCCTCGCGTACATCGACGGCACGCAGCTGGATTTCGTGCGGGAAGGATTGAACGAAGGTTTTCGCTTCAACAATCCCAACGAGCGCGACCGCTGCGGTTGCGGGGAAAGTTTCCGCGTCTGA
- a CDS encoding YgiQ family radical SAM protein — MNAPVDVSFFARAAKPLTSYRPYWAKRFGTAPFLPMSREEMQQLGWDSCDVILVTGDAYVDHPSFGMAVIGRTLEAQGFRVGIIAQPDWQSAEPFKALGRPNLFWGVTAGNMDSMINRYTADRKIRSDDAYTPGDVGGKRPDRAAIVYSQRCREAFKDVPIILGGIEGSLRRIAHYDYWSDKVRRSIVVDAKCDLLLYGNAERALVEVAHRLAAREPVEQITDVRGTAFVRRPGDETAAGWFEIDSTTVDEPGRVEAHVNPYLTTSEQAAAQGSSCSKEEGAPAAQGPNPAVQPIQFVANPALKARLKVPPREKSVIRLPSYEQVKSDPVLYAHANRVLHLETNPGNARALVQAHGEGATARDVWINPPPIPLTTAEMDHVFDLPYARGPHPSYADENGSHDGATKIPAWEMIRFSVNIMRGCFGGCTFCSITEHEGRIIQSRSEDSIIQEIEDIRDKVKGFTGTISDLGGPTANMYRLGCRSPEIEAACRKPSCVYPGICQNLTTDHGPLIKIYRRGRALKGIKKILIGSGLRYDLAVKSPEYVRELVQHHVGGYLKIAPEHTEQGPLTKMMKPGIGSYDRFKQMFEQFSEEAGKKQFLIPYFIAAHPGTSDEDMMNLAIWLKKNGFRADQVQTFYPSPMATATAMYHSGRNTLTRVRRQMRDAAEESVDIVRGEKRRRLHKAFLRYHDPNNWPLLREALKAMGRADLIGNGKHHLIPTFQPMTDGSYQSARRKNSTTVQAKGPAPGKLLTQHTGLPPRAGVRTGPRAGGPSPGKPAAGPRPMGAGRNKPR, encoded by the coding sequence ATGAACGCCCCTGTCGACGTTTCCTTTTTCGCGCGCGCTGCCAAGCCGCTGACGAGCTATCGCCCGTACTGGGCGAAGCGCTTCGGCACGGCCCCGTTCCTGCCCATGAGCCGCGAGGAAATGCAGCAGCTGGGCTGGGACAGCTGCGATGTGATCCTGGTCACGGGCGACGCCTATGTCGATCACCCGAGCTTCGGCATGGCGGTGATCGGCCGCACGCTGGAGGCGCAGGGCTTCCGCGTCGGCATCATCGCCCAGCCCGACTGGCAGAGCGCCGAACCCTTCAAGGCGCTGGGCCGTCCCAACCTGTTCTGGGGCGTGACGGCGGGCAACATGGATTCCATGATCAACCGGTACACGGCCGACCGGAAGATCCGCAGCGACGACGCCTACACCCCCGGCGACGTCGGCGGCAAGCGCCCCGACCGCGCTGCCATCGTCTACAGCCAGCGTTGCCGCGAGGCGTTCAAGGACGTGCCGATCATCCTGGGCGGCATCGAAGGCAGCCTGCGCCGCATTGCCCACTACGACTACTGGAGCGACAAGGTGCGCCGCTCCATCGTGGTCGATGCCAAATGCGACCTGCTGCTCTACGGCAACGCCGAGCGTGCGCTGGTCGAGGTGGCGCACCGCCTCGCCGCGCGGGAGCCGGTCGAGCAGATCACCGACGTGCGCGGCACGGCCTTCGTGCGCCGGCCGGGCGACGAGACGGCCGCCGGCTGGTTCGAGATCGACTCCACCACGGTCGATGAGCCGGGTCGCGTCGAGGCCCACGTGAATCCCTACCTCACGACCAGCGAGCAGGCGGCCGCTCAGGGCAGCAGCTGCAGCAAGGAGGAGGGCGCTCCCGCGGCACAGGGTCCGAACCCCGCGGTGCAACCGATCCAGTTCGTCGCGAACCCGGCACTCAAGGCCAGGCTCAAGGTGCCCCCGCGCGAAAAGAGCGTCATCCGGCTGCCCAGCTATGAGCAGGTCAAGAGCGACCCGGTGCTCTATGCGCACGCCAATCGCGTGCTGCACCTGGAAACCAATCCGGGCAATGCCCGTGCATTGGTGCAGGCGCACGGGGAGGGCGCCACGGCGCGCGACGTGTGGATCAACCCGCCGCCCATCCCGCTCACCACGGCCGAGATGGACCATGTCTTCGATCTGCCGTATGCCCGCGGCCCGCATCCCAGCTATGCCGACGAGAACGGCAGCCACGATGGTGCGACAAAGATCCCTGCATGGGAGATGATCCGCTTCAGCGTGAACATCATGCGCGGCTGCTTCGGCGGCTGCACCTTCTGCTCGATCACCGAGCACGAGGGTCGCATCATCCAGAGCCGCAGCGAGGACTCGATCATCCAGGAGATCGAGGACATCCGCGACAAGGTCAAGGGTTTCACCGGCACGATCTCCGACCTGGGCGGCCCCACGGCCAACATGTACCGCCTGGGCTGCCGCAGCCCCGAGATCGAGGCCGCCTGCCGCAAGCCCAGCTGCGTCTATCCGGGCATCTGCCAGAACCTCACCACCGACCACGGCCCGCTCATCAAGATCTACCGCCGGGGCCGTGCGCTCAAGGGCATCAAGAAGATCCTCATCGGCTCGGGCCTGCGCTACGACCTGGCTGTGAAGTCGCCCGAGTACGTCCGGGAACTGGTGCAGCACCACGTGGGGGGCTACCTGAAGATCGCGCCGGAGCACACCGAGCAGGGCCCGCTCACCAAGATGATGAAGCCGGGCATCGGCAGCTACGACCGCTTCAAGCAGATGTTCGAGCAGTTCAGCGAAGAGGCGGGCAAGAAGCAGTTCCTGATCCCGTACTTCATCGCCGCCCATCCGGGAACCAGCGACGAGGACATGATGAACCTCGCCATCTGGCTCAAGAAGAACGGCTTCCGCGCGGACCAGGTGCAGACTTTCTACCCCAGCCCCATGGCCACCGCCACGGCCATGTACCACTCCGGCCGCAATACGCTGACGCGGGTGCGCCGCCAGATGCGCGATGCGGCCGAGGAGTCCGTGGATATCGTGCGCGGCGAGAAGCGCCGCCGCCTGCACAAGGCTTTCCTGCGCTACCACGACCCCAACAACTGGCCCCTGTTGCGCGAGGCGCTCAAGGCCATGGGCCGGGCCGACCTGATCGGCAACGGCAAGCACCACCTGATCCCGACCTTCCAGCCGATGACGGATGGCAGCTACCAGAGTGCCCGGCGCAAGAACAGCACGACGGTACAGGCCAAGGGGCCGGCGCCGGGCAAACTGCTGACCCAGCACACGGGGCTGCCGCCCCGCGCGGGTGTCCGCACGGGCCCGCGCGCCGGCGGTCCATCGCCCGGCAAGCCTGCTGCCGGGCCGCGGCCGATGGGTGCAGGGCGGAACAAGCCGCGCTGA
- a CDS encoding CoA transferase, producing the protein MASLPHSNGALVGFRILSIALNLPGPAALARCRDEGAACTKLEPPASAGQPSADPMALYCPQAYAELHAGVRVLQADLKTPGGQALLHQELAATDVLITSFRPSALQRLGLDWPTLRDRHPALSLVRIVGGPGNAAEAPGHDLTYQAEAGLLPEGQVLPASLHVDMAGALLASEAVLRALLARQSTGRGTEHEIALATAARWLAIPRTWGLALPAGDVGGAHAGYRVYGCADGRVALAALEPHFMARLCAAVGLPPGVDPRDASTREAIAGFLRHRHREELDRWARQEDIPLHTID; encoded by the coding sequence ATGGCCTCCTTACCCCACTCCAACGGCGCGCTGGTCGGTTTCCGCATTCTCAGCATCGCCCTGAACCTCCCGGGACCCGCGGCCCTGGCGCGGTGCCGCGACGAGGGCGCCGCGTGCACGAAGCTCGAGCCACCGGCATCCGCGGGCCAGCCCAGCGCGGACCCCATGGCGCTCTATTGCCCACAGGCCTACGCGGAGCTGCATGCCGGCGTCCGCGTGCTCCAGGCCGACCTGAAAACGCCTGGGGGACAGGCGCTGCTGCACCAGGAACTGGCGGCCACGGATGTGCTGATCACCTCGTTCCGCCCCTCGGCGCTGCAACGGCTCGGACTGGACTGGCCGACACTGCGGGATCGCCACCCTGCGCTGTCGCTGGTCCGGATCGTGGGCGGCCCCGGCAATGCCGCGGAAGCGCCCGGCCACGATCTCACCTACCAGGCGGAGGCAGGGCTTCTGCCCGAAGGACAGGTGCTGCCCGCCAGCCTGCATGTGGACATGGCAGGCGCGCTGCTGGCCTCCGAGGCGGTGTTGCGCGCATTGCTCGCCAGGCAGTCCACCGGACGGGGAACGGAACACGAGATCGCACTCGCGACAGCGGCCCGGTGGCTGGCAATACCCAGAACCTGGGGGCTGGCCCTGCCGGCCGGCGACGTGGGCGGCGCCCATGCGGGATACCGCGTCTATGGGTGCGCAGACGGGAGGGTGGCGCTGGCGGCCCTGGAGCCGCACTTCATGGCCCGGCTGTGCGCCGCGGTCGGCCTGCCGCCGGGTGTCGATCCGCGCGATGCATCCACCCGGGAAGCCATCGCCGGCTTCCTGCGCCATCGTCACCGCGAGGAACTGGACCGCTGGGCCCGGCAGGAGGACATCCCCCTGCATACCATCGACTGA